From Hemibagrus wyckioides isolate EC202008001 linkage group LG11, SWU_Hwy_1.0, whole genome shotgun sequence:
TTGCAGGTGCAAAGATCTGACTCCATCCTGTACATAGGTAGAGATGCCTCCAATTACATATTTATCAAGGCATATGGACAATGCTCTGTAGACCCTGCTTGTTTTTCTTGTCTATTATCAAGACAGTacatatttttacacacacacacacacaaagtctttGAAAGGTTCTCTCAGAGGGATATAATTTTTGTTATGTGTATATTCCTAGACAAATGCTCAataaataattatcattatcattataaactgcaccctgcgatggactggcgacctgtccagggtgtacccctgcctttcaccctatgtgcgctgggataggctccaacaGACCCCCgcgaccctaattaggaataagcgggtatagacaatggatggatggatggattataaACTGCCACCAAGTCATAGCTATTTTGTAACTGCCATCTTAGTTAACTGTCATGTACTTTGGTTCTATAAAAAAAACGAACacatataaaagaaaaatattgaCAACTGCAAATGACCCACTGACTGTTGTTCATccagaaaaatatatacttaCTTATCTTGTTTACATGTACCATGGACAGCCAGACCACCCCAATAGCTGACCTTCCACCAAGAAATCTTGTTAAAACTTCTTGTTAATTTCTCTACTGAGAAAAAGCCCCAGTGTTTCGCTAACCAATAAAACTGACATTCTTTTGAAATGGAGTACAGTATAGTTACTATTCCCCTGGGAATATTTCCTCAACAAATCCTAAAATATCCTACATAGTTCAGTATTTCCAGCATTATTTATACTGACCTGTTAGGCCCTCTATGAATTTTTCCATTCtttcaaataaatgttttttgtttttaaggatTTTCATGCTTATTGGTTCAAACAAAATAGTGTAAATACAGGACATCATTTCCCTCTACAGTTGTCCTGTATTATACATAACACAACAGCAATAGAATCAACTGAGTCTGTTTTTAAACAGCCACTATAATGAAAATGATCATTGGCCATTTATATAGAGGCTACTGATAATCTTTACCAAACTGATCTAAATCAGAAGGATAATACTTGGCAGAGTTCTAGGTCTCTTGAATTTATGAAACATTTCATTGTAAacttaataaaacaaatgaaatatgaaCAAAGTGATTAAGATCTGCTGCACAAATACACTGCAATTTCCTTTTTACTGTCTATTTTGCCCTGTATTTTCTGAAATTGTTTGAGAACTGAGAGGACAGCATGTTCTCTACCAGAGTACAGATTCCATTATTTCACACAGCAGTTATAACCATGAACAAACTCCTAGCAAATAGCACGTCATTGATATTCAGTCTTGCTGAGATGTACAGTAGAAGAACCCCTTTGATGTAATGTAACTATCCAAAAACCTGGACTGTGCTTTTCTCATGTTCATCTGTCTTCATTCTTAAATCAATGCAGTAACATTACAGCCCCATGGAGAAATTATACAGTCTGTGCCATGTTTTCAGCAGGTCAGATCTGATGGCCTGTTGAGTATTTGTCTAAATGTGTATTTACataggttgtgtgtgagtgtgcactGTAAAACACGGAAACCCAATTAACTTTTGTGAACATATTTCTTGTCTTTAACTCCAATTGTCATGAGAAGATTTGAATACTGATctgttaaaaaatgaaaacttaAGGTACCCCATTGTCTTTACTTGTAAAATTAAACAAAGGTTATCTTCAGGTTGATCTTATTCAAATtttaaggcagcaggtgaaTTAAATTTCTAAGTTTAGCCCtattgaaatgttttacagtgtgtgtgtgtgtgtgtgtgtgtgtgtgtgtgtgaatgtgtttatgtTGAAGTAGGTGAGGAAAAAGGTCAATCTGGCATTATTAGCTGCAcataacttttcttttcttttcaaaccTCTTTGCAATAAATTACCCTCTCTCGGTGCCAAAGGATCCCAAGCTGACCACATCTGCACGAAGAAGAATGGCGTCCAGCAGACAACGTATGCCAAGACGACAACAAATGTCATTTTCACCGTCCTGATTTTGGCCTCAGAgatgagtctcacactgctgacGCGTGAAAGTGCTGCACCATCAGCCAGCTCCCGAGACAGTCTTAGAGGCTGATCTCTTCTGCTCTTCAGCTTGAAGTTTTGCCATATCTTAAAACTTGTAAGGCCATAACATACACTCAGAATAGTAACAGGTATGATGTAGATTGCAAGGCTTATCCATGTTATGTAGGCTTTTGCCCCCCAAGGCTGCACAAAGTCCCCCCAGCAGTCATAGACTCCATGGGCCACTTCTTTAAGGGAGAAGATGTATGTCTGTGGGAGGCTGAGCAGAAGGCTCAGGAGCCATGACCCGAGAACATACTCACGGTCCTTTCTGTGCTGCAGTGAGCGGAGAGGCTGGCACACTGCAAGGCACCTGTCCACTGACATCAGCACAAGCAGGTAGGTGGAAGCAAACATCCCCACTACCTGAAGATACTTCACCAAGCGGCACAAGAAATCAGGCCCATAGAAGCGGAACGTGATGTCCCAGATGAGTTGCGGCAGCACCTGGAAGATGGCCACCACTAGATCCGCGATGCTCAGGTGCTTCATGAAGAAATGCATGCGCGAGCGCGCGCGTTTGCTCGCGTGAAGCGCCGCCAGGACGCACAGGTTACCGGCTAGCGCGAGCAGCAGCACCACAAACAACACTGCCACTTCCACTTTAGCTACCTCCTCGTTGCGCTTCAGAGGGTTCACGGTTCGATTTGTAGCAATACTTTCATTTCCGCTACTCAACTCACTCCACGATTTGTTCAGTGGCCACAAAGTCGCCTCTTTCGGAAAGTTCTCCATCGCGTGTCAGAAGCCTCGGAGCGCGCCGTGGAGCGAGCACTTTGTTCTGTGTGCCCACACACTAAACCATCCACCATCAGAGGAGATCCTGGTGGGCTTTTTGATTGACAGGCTTGCCGGTAAAACACCTGTTCTTCACGGGAACGAGCAGTATATGCATTTTGGTGAACGTCTGCAAGGGAATGATAAGCACCATTTGAGACGCATTCAAGGCAGAAAAGGAAAATATTAACCTCCTGCTTATCCACAAACACATCTGTAATATAGAAATTGTTGACTGATGTTTAATGTACTCATACCACTGTATTCATGCCACTGTTTATTAAAAGTAGGGTAGGCTATATATCATACAGGCtacattttagtttttaatagaATAGTTTTTATGTAtgtgccatatatatatatatatatatatatatatatatatatatatatatatatatatatatatatatatatgcatgcatacacaaaatattcagcctaaataaatgataaagtcATTAAAGCATGATAAAACCCACCTAAAGCAAGACGTGGACACTGGCTGTGAAAAGCTCGCGCgctgctctgtgtgtgaagCCTCTTGAGTGGCCGCAGTTTTATGTTGGCTTTGGGGATTTTGCATTTTGGTTGCATGTACACTTTTTGACAAGAAGATGGCACTAACATGACGTTGTGTAACAGATCCCTAACAATATGCTGCAGACCATATCAGACTCCGCGTGCTTTAAATGCATTCGAATAGCAGAGAAAATCCAAGCCCAGATATTCAAAACAGTTTTTTGAATATGATTGGTTTTCATCGTTTCAGATTCACtgtaaatttaaaatgaatgagcTATATTGAACGGTCTGGATATGTATCAGCAGTTATTGGGTTGTTATTAGTTTAAGGATTGTGGTTAATTAAGGTTACTAGATCACTACATGCTGCAAGAGCAAGAATATAGTGTTAAAGAAGCACGACAAATGCGTCTCCAAAATACACTTCTGCATACAATATATGGTCTAATGTTTGTAGACACTTGACCATTATCCCCATATGTGTACTGTTGCCACAATGTTGGAGGCACATACTTGTATAGGATTGTATGCTGCAAATTACAATTTCCTTTCATTCTAGCTAATGAGCCTAGCCCAGACATGTTTTGGCATGATTAAAACACTTTTGATGGATAACTAATGGTTGATTTAACAGTTAAGGATtgttatttcaattaaaatcagGATATTAATTCTTAAATGTAACAGTTTATACCTAATGAGTAACTGTAGGTGGCATGGAAGAACTCTATGGGATGAGAAATCTTGAGAAGAACTAGACACAAAAGTGAACCCACCTtcatagtgtgattataaaataatttcccttctgtaactgtgtactatatggtcaaaaagtgtaattatttaaccaggaaattcattctagttttaacatgaagtcagGTTTGTTAAAGTTGTcaaatgttcactgatggagatttAAGTGCAAAACTGTTGCAGGCCTAAAGCTATCATAGCAAAATCGTTTGGATCAATTGCAGCATATGTATTTCGATCGATagagagaaactgtgtgtgtgtgtgtgtgtgtgtgtgtgtgagagagagagagagagagagatcagtagAATTCTGCTTGGAATTCTTTATGATATGGAAACACCAAATTGTGGGGTTCTGCAAGTGATTGTATTGTATACCGGGCAGACGTCATAACAAGTGTGAAAAGGTGGAGCCAAAAAATTTCTAAAGGCCATCTATTGGCTAGCCTCTTAATGGTTGTTTTTAGCCCTCTCATTCCTATGTTTTGAATATGTACAGGTGAACATATATGTTCAGCTGGCTAGCAAATGGTAGATCATCTTGACTTAAAGCTCAACAATCTTTTTCTGATAATGGTAATACTTGCACAAACAAATAGGCTACAATTTAGCCTTTTACATGTTAATAACAATGAACTTAACAGTTTTAGAAAGCATTTGATTCACCATCTTAAATTCAGGTAATAGCTCTCAATGTTACACTTTcaatttggcaaaaaaaaacaaaacagttggAGTAAATGGTGCCATGATTTTTGCTCATATGTACATATagtctttgtttcttttctaaGATTGTATATGTCAGAATAAAAATGCTGAGACAGGTGTAGATGCAGGTGAGGCAGTTCTAATAATGCTTTGCAAATAAATCCAAATCGATAAGTAAGTTCTGGGTCAAAACACATTCAGCGGTCAGGCAATGAACAAACAGGTCAAATTAGGCAAGGCTAAGCACAGGTAACAGAACAGAGACAGGCTCAAAACCAGAAGCGCAAAACAGTGAAATAAGGCTTGgtatagtcaaagaaaacataAATTGTGCATACACTTTGCAGCATGGCAGAAACTAAAAGCGGTTATAAaggtgtactgtgtgtgtgagagaaagagagagagagagagagagagagagagagagactgtgaaaAGGTGCATGTGAACAAATGTCTAGtgaagtatgtatgtgtggagcATTTGTAAGCCTCATAATAGAAACTGAAACATCTACAGATTTGTGTACATGGGCTTGACTTGGCTTGACACCATTATCAAAACTGTTCATGTTGTATTACTTTGTGTAATATTCTCATACCCCCAGCCCACAACCCCCTCCCCATTTACATTTCCATATGATTTCTTTGCAATCAAAGCTTTATA
This genomic window contains:
- the oxtrb gene encoding oxytocin receptor b, whose product is MENFPKEATLWPLNKSWSELSSGNESIATNRTVNPLKRNEEVAKVEVAVLFVVLLLALAGNLCVLAALHASKRARSRMHFFMKHLSIADLVVAIFQVLPQLIWDITFRFYGPDFLCRLVKYLQVVGMFASTYLLVLMSVDRCLAVCQPLRSLQHRKDREYVLGSWLLSLLLSLPQTYIFSLKEVAHGVYDCWGDFVQPWGAKAYITWISLAIYIIPVTILSVCYGLTSFKIWQNFKLKSRRDQPLRLSRELADGAALSRVSSVRLISEAKIRTVKMTFVVVLAYVVCWTPFFFVQMWSAWDPLAPREEMAFIIAMLLASLNSCCNPWIYMFFAGHLFRDLMQDCLTTFRCNCVGQQSPNSHSAGIVMKDTGSQRSLTQTSTL